A genome region from Carya illinoinensis cultivar Pawnee chromosome 2, C.illinoinensisPawnee_v1, whole genome shotgun sequence includes the following:
- the LOC122300752 gene encoding pentatricopeptide repeat-containing protein At5g43790, translating into MMSQNPNFKHPTLQLLEKCQTLHAIKQVHAHMLTTGLALHTYPLSRLLLFSSAVSIAYALSIFNQIPNPTIFLFNTLISSLVTNGGHNTYSVCSLYNRVLSHQTLKPNSFTFPSLFKAFGSDPWFQHGRALHTHVLKFLGSTHDHFVQASLLNFYAKCGRVGVSRYLFDQIREPDLASWNSILAAYAHSTSTECISSASNGCDSSLSLEALYLFKDMQRSSVRPNEVSIVALVSACANLGALIQGTWAHSYALRNNLKLNRFVGTALMDMYSRCGCLDLAHQLFDQLNERDALCYNAIIGGFAINGYGHRALCLYEKMKIEGIVPDDVTFVVTMCACSHAGLVEEGCKVFESMEEVYGIKPKLEHYGCLVDLLGRAGRLKEAEERIQTMPMKPNAILWRSLLGAASVHGNLEMGEVALKNLIQLEPESSGNYVLLSNMYASIDRWDDVNRVRKLMKDHGVNKMPGSSLVEIGVPCMSS; encoded by the coding sequence atgatgtcccaaaacccaaACTTCAAGCACCCAACCCTCCAACTCTTGGAAAAATGCCAGACCCTGCACGCCATTAAGCAAGTCCATGCCCATATGCTCACAACCGGTCTCGCCCTCCACACTTACCCTCTCAGCAGACTCCTCCTCTTCTCCTCCGCCGTTTCCATAGCCTACGCACTCTCGATCTTCAATCAAATTCCAAACCCGACAATCTTCCTCTTCAACACTCTCATTTCCTCGCTCGTCACCAATGGCGGACACAACACCTACAGTGTCTGTTCACTTTACAACCGAGTTCTCTCTCACCAGACCCTCAAACCCAATAGCTTCACCTTTCCATCTCTCTTCAAGGCTTTTGGGTCTGACCCATGGTTCCAACACGGTCGAGCCCTCCACACCCATGTCTTGAAATTCCTTGGATCCACACATGACCACTTCGTCCAAGCCTCGTTGCTCAATTTCTATGCCAAGTGTGGCAGAGTCGGTGTGTCTAGATATTTGTTCGATCAAATTAGGGAACCGGATTTAGCGTCGTGGAACTCTATTTTAGCTGCTTATGCGCATAGTACGAGTACTGAGTGTATTAGCAGTGCCAGTAACGGTTGCGATAGTAGTTTGTCCTTGGAGGCTTTGTATTTGTTTAAAGACATGCAACGATCCTCAGTTAGGCCTAATGAAGTTAGCATTGTTGCTTTAGTTAGCGCTTGTGCTAACTTGGGTGCTCTTATTCAAGGTACATGGGCACACTCTTACGCATTGAGGAACAATCTTAAACTAAACCGCTTTGTGGGAACAGCACTAATGGACATGTATTCAAGATGTGGGTGTCTGGATTTAGCGCACCAGTTGTTTGATCAATTGAACGAAAGGGACGCATTGTGTTACAATGCCATAATTGGTGGATTCGCAATTAATGGTTATGGACATCGGGCACTTTGCCTTTATGAGAAAATGAAGATTGAGGGAATAGTTCCTGATGATGTTACGTTTGTAGTTACCATGTGTGCTTGCTCACATGCGGGTTTGGTAGAGGAGGGCTGTAAGGTTTTCGAGTCTATGGAAGAGGTTTATGGGATTAAGCCAAAACTTGAGCATTATGGCTGCCTGGTGGACCTTCTAGGACGAGCCGGGAGGCTAAAGGAGGCTGAGGAAAGGATTCAGACCATGCCAATGAAACCAAATGCCATTTTGTGGAGGTCTTTACTTGGGGCTGCCAGCGTTCATGGAAATTTGGAGATGGGGGAAGTTGCACTTAAAAACTTGATACAATTAGAACCAGAAAGCAGTGGGAACTATGTgcttttatcaaatatgtatGCAAGTATTGATAGATGGGACGATGTCAATAGAGTTAGAAAGCTGATGAAAGATCATGGGGTTAACAAAATGCCCGGAAGCAGCTTGGTTGAAATTGGGGTGCCATGCATGAGTTCCTAA
- the LOC122300753 gene encoding protein argonaute 10-like, which yields MPIRQMKESSEQHLVIKTHLQNSVNQMQKAPTNKTAQNGKGPPPQGLHNTKPHNQTSPPAKNKGRRRGRGGRKFDQGDVCMRPSSRHCTVANTPVSDNPAGALLASTLGGPVENGGNLCGMEMSFPTTSKASSFARRPGFGQVGTKCIVKANHFFAELPEKDLNQYDVTITPEVSSRNVNRAIMEELVRLYRESDLGTRLPAYDGRKSLYTAGELPFAWKEFKIKLVDEEDGINGPKREREYKVVIKFVARANMHHLGQFLAGKRADAPQEALQILDIVLRELSTKRYCPIGRSFFSPDIRMPQRLGDGLESWCGFYQSIRPTQMGLSLNIDMASAAFIEPLPVIDFVAQLLGNFVLSRPLSDSDRVKIKRALRGVKVEVTHRGNVRRKYRVSGLTSQPTRELVFPVDDNSTMKSVVEYFQEMYGFTIQHTHLPCLQVGNQKKANYLPMEACKIVEGQRYTKRLNERQITALLKVTCQRPRDREYDILQTVQQNAYDQDPYAKEFGIKISEKLASVEARILPAPWLKYHEAGKEKDCLPQVGRWNMMNKKMINGMTVSRWACINFSRSVQESVARGFCNELAQMCQVSGMEFNPEPVISIYNARPEQVEKALKHVYHAAMNKTKGKELELLLAILPDNNGSLYGDLKRICETDLGLISQCCLTKHVFKISKQYLANVSLKINVKMGGRNTVLLDAISCRIPLVSDIPTIIFGADVTHPENGEDSSPSIAAVVASQDWPEVTKYAGLVCAQAHRQELIQDLYKTWHDPVRGTVNGGMIRDLLVSFRKATGQKPLRIIFYRDGVSEGQFYQVLLYELDAIRKACASLEPNYQPPVTFIVVQKRHHTRLFANNHRDRSSTDKKSGNVLPGTVVDSKICHPTEFDFYLCSHAGIQGTSRPAHYHVLWDENNFTADGIQTLTNNLCYTYARCTRSVSVVPPAYYAHLAAFRARFYMEPEMQENGSTGGGTCHGTKGTRAAGESGVRPLPALKENVKRVMFYC from the exons ATGCCTATAAGGCAGATGAAAGAGAGCTCAGAGCAACACCTTGTGATCAAAACCCACTTGCAGAACTCCGTGAACCAAATGCAGAAGGCACCCACCAACAAAACTGCCCAAAATGGTAAAGGTCCACCACCCCAAGGCCTCCATAACACAAAACCTCACAACCAAACTTCACCACCAGcaaaaaacaaaggaagaagaaggggtAGAGGTGGCCGAAAGTTTGATCAAGGCGATGTTTGTATGCGTCCGAGTTCCCGGCACTGCACCGTGGCGAATACGCCCGTCTCTGACAATCCGGCCGGAGCCCTTTTAGCGAGTACTCTAGGTGGACCGGTTGAAAACGGTGGCAACTTGTGTGGAATGGAGATGAGTTTTCCTACTACGAGCAAGGCTTCGAGTTTTGCCCGGAGGCCTGGTTTTGGGCAAGTTGGGACAAAGTGCATCGTAAAGGCCAACCATTTCTTTGCGGAGTTACCGGAGAAGGACCTGAACCAGTATGAT GTGACCATAACTCCTGAAGTGTCATCAAGAAACGTGAACAGAGCCATCATGGAAGAACTGGTAAGATTGTACAGAGAATCTGATTTAGGAACGAGACTACCTGCTTATGATGGCAGAAAGAGTTTGTACACGGCTGGGGAGCTTCCCTTTGCATGGAAAGAGTTCAAAATTAAGCTAGTAGATGAGGAAGATGGAATCAATGGTCCCAA ACGGGAAAGAGAATATAAAGTGGTGATTAAGTTTGTCGCGAGGGCAAACATGCATCATTTGGGGCAGTTTCTAGCTGGCAAGCGTGCAGATGCTCCACAGGAAGCTCTTCAAATTCTTGACATTGTATTAAGGGAGCTTTCAACAAAGAG GTATTGTCCAATAGGGAGATCCTTCTTTTCACCAGATATCAGAATGCCACAACGGCTTGGTGATGGTTTGGAATCATGGTGTGGTTTTTACCAGAGTATAAGGCCTACCCAGATGGGCCTGTCCTTAAACATTG ATATGGCTTCAGCTGCATTTATTGAGCCTCTCCCAGTAATAGACTTTGTTGCCCAGCTTCTTGGCAATTTTGTTTTGTCAAGACCCTTGTCTGATTCTGACCGTGTAAAG ATCAAGAGAGCCTTAAGAGGAGTGAAAGTTGAAGTAACACACAGAGGCAATGTACGGAGGAAGTATCGTGTTTCAGGATTGACGTCTCAACCTACAAGAGAACTAGT GTTTCCTGTTGATGACAACTCAACCATGAAGTCAGTTGTTGAATACTTCCAAGAGATGTATGGCTTCACCATTCAACACACACACCTTCCTTGTCTTCAAGTAGGAAACCAAAAGAAGGCTAACTATTTGCCTATGGAG GCCTGCAAAATTGTTGAGGGGCAACGATACACAAAAAGGCTCAATGAGAGGCAAATTACTGCTCTCCTAAAAGTTACTTGTCAAAGACCTAGAGATCGAGAATATGATATTTTGCAG ACAGTTCAACAAAATGCCTATGATCAAGACCCTTATGCAAAGGAGTTTGGCATCAAAATCAGTGAGAAGCTAGCTTCTGTTGAGGCACGAATTCTTCCTGCTCCTTGG CTGAAGTATCATGAAGCTGGAAAGGAAAAAGACTGTTTGCCACAAGTTGGTCGGTGGAACATGATGAACAAG AAAATGATCAATGGGATGACTGTAAGCCGGTGGGCATGTATAAATTTCTCACGGAGTGTACAGGAGAGTGTTGCTCGTGGGTTTTGTAATGAACTTGCCCAAATGTGTCAAGTGTCTGGCATG gAATTTAATCCAGAGCCCGTCATTTCAATCTACAATGCGAGGCCTGAACAAGTGGAGAAAGCCTTGAAGCATGTCTATCATGCAGCCATGAACAAGACGAAAGGAAAAGAACTAGAGCTGCTGTTAGCTATTTTGCCAGACaacaatgggtctttatatg GCGATCTCAAACGAATATGTGAAACTGATCTTGGCTTGATATCGCAATGCTGTCTCACAAAGCATGTTTTCAAGATCAGCAAGCAGTACTTGGCAAATGTGTCTCTGAAGATCAATGTTAAG ATGGGTGGTAGAAACACCGTTCTTCTAGATGCTATCAGCTGCCGGATACCATTAGTGAGTGACATACCAACAATAATATTCGGAGCTGATGTGACACACCCAGAGAATGGAGAAGACTCCAGTCCCTCAATAGCTGCT GTAGTAGCTTCCCAGGACTGGCCTGAAGTGACAAAATATGCTGGATTAGTTTGTGCTCAAGCTCACAGGCAGGAACTCATACAGGACTTGTACAAAACGTGGCATGATCCTGTTCGTGGTACGGTTAATGGCGGAATGATCCG GGATCTCCTTGTTTCTTTTAGGAAGGCAACTGGGCAGAAGCCGCTAAGGATTATATTTTACAG GGATGGGGTAAGTGAAGGGCAGTTTTATCAAGTTCTGCTTTATGAGTTAGATGCGATCCGGAAG GCTTGTGCTTCACTTGAACCAAACTATCAACCACCAGTGACTTTCATCGTGGTACAAAAACGACATCACACTCGATTGTTTGCTAACAACCATAGGGACAGGAGCAGCACAGACAAGAAGAGTGGGAACGTTTTGCCTG GCACTGTGGTTGATTCTAAAATTTGTCATCCAACAGAATTCGATTTTTATCTCTGCAGCCATGCTGGTATTCAg GGGACAAGTCGGCCAGCTCACTACCATGTTCTATGGGATGAGAACAATTTTACCGCAGATGGAATCCAGACATTGACAAACAATCTCTGTTATACATATGCAAGATGCACACGCTCTGTCTCTGTTG TTCCTCCGGCATATTATGCACATTTAGCTGCTTTTCGCGCCCGATTCTACATGGAGCCGGAGATGCAGGAGAATGGCTCAACAGGTGGTGGTACCTGTCATGGTACCAAGGGTACACGAGCAGCTGGAGAGTCTGGTGTCCGGCCATTGCCGGCCTTAAAGGAGAATGTGAAAAGAGTAATGTTTTACTGTTAG